One window of Saimiri boliviensis isolate mSaiBol1 chromosome 4, mSaiBol1.pri, whole genome shotgun sequence genomic DNA carries:
- the TBPL1 gene encoding TATA box-binding protein-like 1 encodes MDAESDVALDILITNVVCVFRTRCHLNLRKIALEGANVIYKRDVGKVLMKLRKPRITATIWSSGKIICTGATSEEEAKFGARRLARSLQKLGFQVIFTDFKVVNVLAVCNMPFEIRLPEFTKNNRPHASYEPELHPAVCYRIKSLRATLQIFSTGSITVTGPNVKAVATAVEQIYPFVFESRKEIL; translated from the exons ATGGATGCAGAGAGTGACGTTGCATTGGACATTCTAATTACAAATGTAGTCTGTGTTTTTAGAACAAGATGCCATTTGAACTTAAGGAAGATTGCTTTGGAAGGAGCAAATGTAATTTATAAACGTGATGTTGGA AAAGTATTAATGAAGCTTAGAAAACCTAGAATTACAGCTACAATTTGGTCCTCAGGAAAAATTATTTGCACTGGAGCAACAAG TGAAGAAGAAGCTAAATTTGGTGCCAGACGTTTAGCCCGCAGTCTGCAGAAACTAGGTTTTCAG GTAATATTTACAGATTTTAAGGTTGTTAACGTTTTGGCAGTGTGTAACATGCCATTTGAAATCCGTTTGCCAGAATTCACAAAGAACAATAGACCTCATGCCAG TTATGAACCTGAACTTCATCCTGCTGTGTGCTATCGGATAAAGTCTCTAAGAGCTACGTTACAGATTTTTTCGACGGGAAGTATCACAGTAACAG GGCCCAATGTAAAGGCTGTTGCTACTGCTGTGGAACAGATTTACCCATTTGTGTTtgaaagcaggaaagaaattTTATAA